The following proteins are encoded in a genomic region of Liolophura sinensis isolate JHLJ2023 chromosome 5, CUHK_Ljap_v2, whole genome shotgun sequence:
- the LOC135465888 gene encoding UPF0489 protein C5orf22 homolog isoform X1 produces MERKRLPLVVTEDHHEVLPHIYRGIGAKRLPFSNLTMIHFDSHPDLLIPAQMLADDTFDKNVLFETMSIENWIVPAVYAGHIDHVIWVKPPWCEQMKDMHTRFYVGKCSETGRIRVSSSENYFLSETLYADEETLMNKKLFHLSVLTLKPRLWESLSSCEDVITKETSDPKCKRADALRSSDRQSSEVESGGEKTGTKSSGSLDVTESDSLPIDSSARGDNSSTERCPRKAVCDNRATDGSMTISTSTSCLLEKRPQKRLGNVNNVTSKHDDDESLVKVSCKMPKLLSEEKEACYSQCVEHSKLSIDKSGINSGNVCNCEISHNGELVHKEMGSKCDTRAENEERIDPSQVSQECSVFLQDLQDSLTKLVQGKQYILDIDLDFFSTLNPFKTMLTDFQYRTLRKLYQFKPPSSNDKQDINECLQRRKDQLDQLKLAIVNRNPELAAEERDLIADLLADLERSGKDTGRAVDLELIHEAGCTCDDTELPHHKSSDEEIQHLVACVEHLLGYLPLPQMITVARSSQDDYCPPDQVDFIEELLLETLHNVYDNLSVTKDYISVDNLEASGSGVPQ; encoded by the exons ATGGAGAGAAAGAGGCTCCCTTTGGTAGTAACAGAAGACCACCATGAG GTACTGCCTCACATTTATCGTGGGATAGGAGCAAAGCGTCTACCCTTCTCTAACCTGACCATGATACATTTTGACTCTCACCCAGATCTGCTGATTCCTGCTCAGATGTTGGCTGACGACACGTTTGATAAAAATGTCCTCTTTGA GACAATGAGCATAGAGAACTGGATCGTACCAGCTGTGTATGCTGGGCACATTGACCATGTGATCTGGGTCAAGCCACCCTGGTGTGAACAAATGAAGGACATGCACACCAGATTTTATGTGGGCAAATGTTCGGAAACTGGACGTATCAG AGTTTCCTCCAGTGAAAACTACTTTCTGAGTGAAACCCTGTATGCTGATGAGGAAACCCTGATGAACAAAAAGTTGTttcacctctcagtgctgactCTAAAACCTCGCTTGTGGGAATCACTCTCATCGTGCGAGGATGTTATCACCAAGGAAACCAGCGACCCTAAGTGCAAGCGCGCTGACGCACTCCGATCATCTGATAGGCAAAGTAGTGAAGTTGAATCTGGTGGGGAAAAAACAGGAACAAAATCCAGCGGTTCGTTAGATGTCACAGAGTCTGACAGTTTGCCCATTGACAGCAgtgcaaggggagataattcatcCACAGAAAGATGTCCCAGAAAAGCAGTTTGTGACAATCGTGCTACAGATGGTTCTATGACAATTTCTACCTCTACTTCTTGTCTTTTGGAGAAAAGACCTCAGAAAAGGCTAGGAAATGTTAATAATGTGACGTCAAaacatgatgatgatgaaagTTTGGTGAAAGTTTCATGCAAAATGCCAAAACTTTTGTCAGAGGAGAAAGAGGCTTGTTATTCACAGTGTGTTGAACACAGCAAACTGAGTATTGATAAATCAGGGATAAATTCAGGGAATGTTTGTAATTGTGAAATAAGTCACAATGGAGAACTGGTACATAAAGAGATGGGGAGTAAATGTGATACAAGagctgaaaatgaagaaaggaTAGATCCGAGTCAGGTGTCACAGGAATGCTCAGTTTTTCTACAGGATCTACAGGATTCCCTGACAAAACTGGTTCAAGGGAAGCAGTATATTTTAGATATTGACCTGGACTTCTTCTCTACCCTGAACCCATTCAAGACTATGCTGACTGATTTTCAGTACAGGACTTTACGAAAACTGTACCAGTTCAAACCCCCCAGCTCTAATGATAAGCAG GACATTAATGAATGTTTACAGAGAAGGAAAGACCAGCTTGATCAGCTGAAATTAGCCATTGTCAACAGGAACCCAGAGCTGGCTGCAGAAGAGAG GGACCTCATAGCAGACCTGCTAGCTGATCTTGAGAGATCAGGGAAGGATACTGGAAGAGCTGTCGACCTTGAGCTGATCCATGAGGCTGGTTGTACGTGTGATGATACAGAGCTACCTCATCACAAGAGTTCTGATGAAGAGATACAGCACCTGGTGGCATGCGTGGAACACCTcctgggttacctccccttacctCAGATGATCACTGTGGCAAG GTCCAGCCAGGATGACTATTGCCCTCCAGACCAGGTGGACTTCATTGAGGAGTTGTTGTTGGAAACTCTCCATAATGTCTATGATAACCTCTCTGTAACAAAGGACTACATAAGTGTAGACAACctagaggcttctggatcaggGGTACCACAGTGA
- the LOC135465888 gene encoding UPF0489 protein C5orf22 homolog isoform X2: protein MIHFDSHPDLLIPAQMLADDTFDKNVLFETMSIENWIVPAVYAGHIDHVIWVKPPWCEQMKDMHTRFYVGKCSETGRIRVSSSENYFLSETLYADEETLMNKKLFHLSVLTLKPRLWESLSSCEDVITKETSDPKCKRADALRSSDRQSSEVESGGEKTGTKSSGSLDVTESDSLPIDSSARGDNSSTERCPRKAVCDNRATDGSMTISTSTSCLLEKRPQKRLGNVNNVTSKHDDDESLVKVSCKMPKLLSEEKEACYSQCVEHSKLSIDKSGINSGNVCNCEISHNGELVHKEMGSKCDTRAENEERIDPSQVSQECSVFLQDLQDSLTKLVQGKQYILDIDLDFFSTLNPFKTMLTDFQYRTLRKLYQFKPPSSNDKQDINECLQRRKDQLDQLKLAIVNRNPELAAEERDLIADLLADLERSGKDTGRAVDLELIHEAGCTCDDTELPHHKSSDEEIQHLVACVEHLLGYLPLPQMITVARSSQDDYCPPDQVDFIEELLLETLHNVYDNLSVTKDYISVDNLEASGSGVPQ from the exons ATGATACATTTTGACTCTCACCCAGATCTGCTGATTCCTGCTCAGATGTTGGCTGACGACACGTTTGATAAAAATGTCCTCTTTGA GACAATGAGCATAGAGAACTGGATCGTACCAGCTGTGTATGCTGGGCACATTGACCATGTGATCTGGGTCAAGCCACCCTGGTGTGAACAAATGAAGGACATGCACACCAGATTTTATGTGGGCAAATGTTCGGAAACTGGACGTATCAG AGTTTCCTCCAGTGAAAACTACTTTCTGAGTGAAACCCTGTATGCTGATGAGGAAACCCTGATGAACAAAAAGTTGTttcacctctcagtgctgactCTAAAACCTCGCTTGTGGGAATCACTCTCATCGTGCGAGGATGTTATCACCAAGGAAACCAGCGACCCTAAGTGCAAGCGCGCTGACGCACTCCGATCATCTGATAGGCAAAGTAGTGAAGTTGAATCTGGTGGGGAAAAAACAGGAACAAAATCCAGCGGTTCGTTAGATGTCACAGAGTCTGACAGTTTGCCCATTGACAGCAgtgcaaggggagataattcatcCACAGAAAGATGTCCCAGAAAAGCAGTTTGTGACAATCGTGCTACAGATGGTTCTATGACAATTTCTACCTCTACTTCTTGTCTTTTGGAGAAAAGACCTCAGAAAAGGCTAGGAAATGTTAATAATGTGACGTCAAaacatgatgatgatgaaagTTTGGTGAAAGTTTCATGCAAAATGCCAAAACTTTTGTCAGAGGAGAAAGAGGCTTGTTATTCACAGTGTGTTGAACACAGCAAACTGAGTATTGATAAATCAGGGATAAATTCAGGGAATGTTTGTAATTGTGAAATAAGTCACAATGGAGAACTGGTACATAAAGAGATGGGGAGTAAATGTGATACAAGagctgaaaatgaagaaaggaTAGATCCGAGTCAGGTGTCACAGGAATGCTCAGTTTTTCTACAGGATCTACAGGATTCCCTGACAAAACTGGTTCAAGGGAAGCAGTATATTTTAGATATTGACCTGGACTTCTTCTCTACCCTGAACCCATTCAAGACTATGCTGACTGATTTTCAGTACAGGACTTTACGAAAACTGTACCAGTTCAAACCCCCCAGCTCTAATGATAAGCAG GACATTAATGAATGTTTACAGAGAAGGAAAGACCAGCTTGATCAGCTGAAATTAGCCATTGTCAACAGGAACCCAGAGCTGGCTGCAGAAGAGAG GGACCTCATAGCAGACCTGCTAGCTGATCTTGAGAGATCAGGGAAGGATACTGGAAGAGCTGTCGACCTTGAGCTGATCCATGAGGCTGGTTGTACGTGTGATGATACAGAGCTACCTCATCACAAGAGTTCTGATGAAGAGATACAGCACCTGGTGGCATGCGTGGAACACCTcctgggttacctccccttacctCAGATGATCACTGTGGCAAG GTCCAGCCAGGATGACTATTGCCCTCCAGACCAGGTGGACTTCATTGAGGAGTTGTTGTTGGAAACTCTCCATAATGTCTATGATAACCTCTCTGTAACAAAGGACTACATAAGTGTAGACAACctagaggcttctggatcaggGGTACCACAGTGA
- the LOC135465618 gene encoding LOW QUALITY PROTEIN: protein arginine N-methyltransferase 5-like (The sequence of the model RefSeq protein was modified relative to this genomic sequence to represent the inferred CDS: inserted 1 base in 1 codon) — translation MPRVIRMSTRLSCGRDFHCSPDINTSIDVACKSGFDFLCLPIVNPRYKREFLEGPAKNRPGALTRSDLLLTSQDWSTLVVGKVSPWLHLDSKVHHLRRNSEIAFKQEITYAAHLSLPAVLVPLKTRRFANLARTLNEHIMGSLVHQQFWIQIPLLSAKDQCENLLEDGMNGHEDGRYEDTWEWWHKFHTMCDCYKKMGVALELTADLPSEEVLQRWLAEPIKCVILSTSLFLTNKKGYPVLSRAHQAYLRRLFKLDVQLVMTGVDRHPHIGIGSYQQYLDHLFKTQPPXDTVSQFARGYEDYLQCPLQPLMDNLESQTYEIFEKDPVKYSQYQKAIYYALLDRIPTDEKDKKEIVLTVVGAGRGPLVRAAVSAAQQADRKIRVFAVEKNPNAVVTLENLKDEVWGEQVTVVSCDMREWKAPEKTDILVSELLGSFGDNELSPECLDGAQRFLKDDGISIPKDYTSYLAPLQSTKLYNEVRLCKEKDKHQDSMFEMPYVVRLHNCQILSEPKKVFSFHHPNKDSVIDNNRYTSLEFRMDNNAVLHGFAGYFETTLYRDVTLSILPSTHSPGMFSWFPILFPVKQPIYLKKGSRVVFDIWRLCTPKNIWYEWCLLEPQILSIHNPKGRSYTIGL, via the exons ATGCCTCGTGTTATCAGGATGTCCACACGTCTGTCGTGCGGGAGAGACTTCCACTGCAGCCCTGACATCAATACCTCCATTGATGTGGCATGCAAATCTGG ATTTGACTTTTTATGTCTTCCCATTGTAAACCCACGATACAAGAGAGAGTTCCTTGAAGGCCCAGCAAAGAATCGCCCTGGGGCATTGACTAGGTCTGATCTCCTACTTACCAGCCAAG ACTGGTCTACCCTGGTGGTTGGAAAAGTTTCCCCATGGCTCCACCTAGACTCCAAAGTTCATCATCTGCGTCGCAATTCCGAAATA GCCTTCAAACAAGAGATTACCTACGCAGCTCACCTCAGCCTGCCCGCAGTCCTCGTTCCTTTGAAGACTCGACGTTTTGCTAACCTGGCCCGCACTCTCAATGAGCACATCATGGGCAGTTTAGTACATCAG CAATTCTGGATACAGATTCCTCTCCTTTCTGCCAAGGACCAGTGTGAGAATCTCCTGGAGGATGGAATGAACGGCCATGAGGATGGCAGATATGAGGATACTTGGGAATG GTGGCATAAGTTCCACACAATGTGTGACTGCTACAAGAAGATGGGCGTTGCCCTGGAACTGACAGCTGACCTTCCCTCAGAGGAGGTCTTACAGCGTTGGCTGGCTGAGCCAATCAAATGTGTGATCCTCTCCACTAGCCTCTTCCTGACCAATAAGAAGGGATATCCTGTCCTGTCACGAGCTCATCAGGCATACCTTCGCCGACTCTTCAAG cTGGATGTGCAGTTGGTGATGACAGGTGTTGACAGACACCCACATATAGGTATAGGATCTTATCAGCAATACCTGGATCATCTTTTCAAG acTCAGCCTC CAGACACAGTATCACAGTTTGCCCGGGGCTACGAAGATTATCTACAGTGTCCCCTACAG CCACTGATGGACAATTTGGAGTCACAAACCTACGAGATCTTTGAGAAAGACCCTGTCAAATACTCTCAGTACCAAAAG GCAATTTATTATGCTTTGCTGGACAGGATACCAACTGATGAGAAAGACAAGAAAGAAAT AGTCCTGACTGTGGTAGGAGCAGGAAGAGGCCCGCTGGTACGGGCCGCTGTCTCGGCAGCACAGCAGGCTGACCGCAAGATTCGAGTGTTTGCTGTGGAGAAAAACCCCAATGCGGTTGTCAC ACTTGAGAACCTGAAGGATGAGGTTTGGGGAGAGCAGGTTACAGTGGTGTCGTGTGACATGCGGGAGTGGAAGGCTCCGGAGAAGACAGACATTCTAGTCAGTGAGCTCCTGGGGTCGTTTGGTGACAATGAGTTATCCCCAGAGTGTTTGGATGGTGCTCAGAGATTTCTGAAAG atgATGGGATTAGCATACCTAAAGATTACACATCTTACCTGGCTCCTCTCCAATCCACCAAGCTGTATAACGAAGTTAGATTGTGTAAGGAGAAGGACAAACACCAGGAT TCAATGTTTGAGATGCCATATGTGGTGAGACTGCACAATTGTCAGATTCTGTCAGAACCCAAGAAGGTCTTCTCTTTTCACCATCCTAACAAAG ACAGTGTTATAGACAACAATCGCTATACCAGTTTGGAGTTCCGGATGGATAACAACGCTGTGCTTCATGGCTTTGCAGGCTACTTTGAGACCACCCTATACAGAGATGTCACACTAA GTATTCTCCCGTCAACACACTCACCTGGAATGTTCAGCTGGTTTCCTATTTTGTTCCCAGTCAAG CAACCTATATACCTGAAGAAAGGGAGCCGTGTGGTGTTTGACATCTGGCGTCTGTGCACCCCCAAGAACATCTGGTACGAGTGGTGTCTCCTAGAGCCCCAGATCCTCTCCATCCATAACCCTAAAGGGCGTTCCTACACCATCGGCCTGTAG